One genomic region from Mesorhizobium terrae encodes:
- a CDS encoding Shedu immune nuclease family protein, which translates to MKSLLRSGTLPPRLVGKGERVAEIWELQNKPAYGGTIVDAGVNPEDGSSLVIELTQDEGTQYLSYYLSEKAFNRSKASGVNFADDHWPLLLAEYDFPTRLLTTYPIWLRSNQSNFTKTKYKSIKRISFEDQSPMDFQVGFGMFFDLPTGFHRRPFEGFGVDPRIRYIMSAFDEVEGAAGLTICGDDEISIDGEEIRLPEHIYHDVRLDINRAHDAAVRFANGEKVSYLRNRLLPSVVPGFEPDDFERPAVDLQDTVRSALVKKGTPRSRNTNTAAAVRTVIRQVDNIAKDDPVQLFELSEKIELVSLQILIEDMSKELLNGRKEGFWQEYFVQNPFVLKMLFGLPVIVYTDQASVGGMGLKRSGEKYADYLLEAGLLGNLGIVEIKTTETPLLTKDPYRPPTLYGPSTDLSGGVNQLLDQKLRLIKGIAAKKEEDDQPHIQAWSVPCILIIGRLPETHDLKRSFEIYRGSQRDVLIITFNELLAKLKALHEFLSTRPDEPKEDLSDQFADP; encoded by the coding sequence TTGAAATCTCTGTTGCGGTCGGGCACGTTGCCTCCAAGACTTGTGGGTAAAGGTGAGCGCGTGGCTGAGATTTGGGAACTGCAGAACAAGCCGGCATACGGTGGCACGATAGTAGATGCCGGTGTTAATCCTGAGGACGGATCGTCCTTGGTAATCGAGCTCACACAAGACGAGGGAACCCAATACCTGAGCTATTACCTGAGCGAAAAGGCGTTCAACCGGAGCAAAGCCTCAGGCGTCAACTTTGCCGACGATCACTGGCCTCTACTGCTTGCCGAGTACGATTTCCCAACACGGTTGCTTACCACATACCCGATATGGCTCAGGTCCAATCAGAGCAATTTCACCAAAACGAAATACAAGTCTATTAAACGTATATCTTTCGAGGATCAGTCGCCGATGGACTTCCAGGTCGGCTTTGGAATGTTCTTTGACCTGCCCACTGGTTTCCACCGCAGGCCATTCGAAGGCTTCGGTGTCGATCCTCGGATTCGCTACATCATGAGTGCATTTGACGAAGTGGAAGGCGCCGCCGGGCTTACTATCTGCGGTGACGACGAGATTTCGATCGACGGAGAGGAGATCCGGCTGCCGGAACATATCTACCACGACGTACGTCTGGACATTAATCGTGCTCATGATGCAGCGGTGAGGTTCGCAAATGGGGAAAAGGTGAGCTATCTCCGCAACCGTCTCCTGCCATCCGTTGTGCCAGGTTTCGAACCCGATGATTTCGAGCGACCAGCCGTAGACTTGCAAGACACCGTGCGGTCCGCCCTCGTCAAGAAAGGCACCCCACGCTCCCGGAACACCAACACTGCTGCAGCCGTCCGAACGGTGATCCGTCAGGTCGACAATATCGCCAAGGACGATCCCGTGCAGCTGTTTGAGTTGAGCGAGAAGATCGAGCTCGTCTCGCTGCAAATCCTCATAGAGGACATGTCAAAGGAACTTCTCAACGGACGAAAGGAGGGATTTTGGCAGGAGTATTTCGTCCAGAACCCCTTCGTTCTGAAGATGCTCTTCGGCCTGCCTGTGATTGTGTACACTGATCAGGCATCTGTCGGAGGCATGGGCCTCAAGCGTTCCGGCGAGAAATATGCTGACTACCTCCTAGAGGCGGGTTTGCTAGGCAACCTGGGTATCGTCGAGATCAAAACGACCGAAACCCCGTTGTTGACGAAAGACCCCTACCGCCCACCGACACTTTATGGCCCATCCACGGATTTGTCGGGTGGAGTGAACCAGCTCCTCGACCAGAAGCTCAGACTGATCAAAGGTATTGCGGCAAAGAAGGAAGAAGACGACCAGCCCCACATTCAAGCCTGGTCTGTTCCCTGCATCCTGATCATCGGCAGGCTGCCGGAAACGCACGACCTAAAGAGGTCGTTCGAGATCTACCGAGGAAGCCAACGAGATGTGCTGATCATCACGTTCAACGAACTCTTGGCCAAGCTAAAAGCATTGCACGAATTCCTGTCGACTAGACCGGACGAGCCCAAGGAAGACCTCTCTGACCAATTCGCCGATCCATGA
- a CDS encoding ATP-dependent nuclease: protein MKISKVKITNFKCYEETFTLALNDGLNVIVGANESGKTTILEAIHLALTGLLHGRPLKNDLTSYLFNLAAQNKYVRSLGTASPLPPPAITIELFFSGSSNELAELEGDGNSEKAKDSGVVYKIEFDEESYKGPYEELVKAGALSSIPVEYYITTMRSFARRGITARNIPIKSALIDSSSTRLQNGSDVYVSRIIRDVLEEKERASISQAHRKLKETFVSDPNLKLINDRITQAAKISQKAVSISVDLSSQTAWESSLMTYIDLIPFQYIGKGEQCVIKTKLALSTKKNAEATAILVEEPENHLSHARLNELIADLTDQHGQKQIIISTHSSFVANKLGLDHLIVLRGGEVARISELKASDFFKKLAGYDTLRLALAAKAILVEGDSDELVVQRAYMDANGGRLPIQDGIDVISVGTAFLRFLELASALKIPVAVVTDNDGDTAAVEKKYAAFKDSGTVRICFDPVVDTGALMIKDKPFNYNTLEPKLLKPNDRAMLNTILGTSATADDELRIYMRANKTESALAIFNSTATITYPDYIQRAIAP, encoded by the coding sequence ATGAAGATTTCCAAGGTCAAGATCACCAATTTCAAGTGTTACGAGGAGACCTTCACCCTTGCCTTGAACGACGGCCTCAATGTGATCGTCGGCGCCAACGAGTCCGGGAAGACCACGATCCTGGAGGCGATTCACCTCGCGCTGACAGGACTGCTGCACGGCCGCCCGTTGAAGAACGACCTGACGAGCTATCTCTTCAACTTGGCCGCTCAGAACAAGTACGTGCGGAGCCTCGGCACAGCATCCCCGCTTCCGCCGCCAGCGATCACCATCGAGTTGTTCTTTTCGGGGTCCTCAAATGAACTGGCGGAGCTCGAGGGCGACGGAAACTCTGAGAAGGCCAAGGACAGTGGCGTCGTCTATAAGATCGAGTTCGACGAGGAAAGTTACAAAGGGCCGTACGAGGAGTTGGTGAAAGCCGGCGCGCTTAGCTCCATCCCGGTTGAGTACTACATCACGACCATGCGGTCGTTCGCGCGTAGGGGCATCACCGCTCGCAATATCCCCATCAAATCCGCGCTGATCGACTCGTCCAGCACCCGACTGCAGAATGGGTCGGACGTCTACGTCTCCCGGATCATCCGCGACGTGCTGGAGGAGAAGGAGCGCGCGAGCATTTCCCAAGCCCACCGGAAGCTCAAGGAAACTTTTGTGTCGGACCCAAACCTAAAGCTAATTAACGACCGGATCACCCAGGCTGCTAAGATCAGCCAGAAGGCGGTCAGTATCTCGGTCGATCTGTCGTCCCAGACCGCCTGGGAAAGCAGCTTGATGACTTACATCGACCTCATCCCCTTCCAATACATCGGCAAAGGCGAACAGTGCGTGATCAAGACCAAGCTGGCTCTCAGCACCAAGAAGAACGCCGAGGCGACGGCGATTCTGGTTGAGGAGCCGGAGAATCACTTGTCGCACGCGCGGTTAAACGAACTCATCGCCGACCTGACCGACCAGCACGGGCAAAAGCAGATCATCATTTCCACGCACAGCAGCTTCGTGGCCAATAAGCTCGGCCTCGACCACCTGATCGTGCTGCGTGGCGGTGAGGTGGCGCGCATCTCGGAACTGAAAGCAAGCGACTTCTTCAAGAAGCTGGCGGGTTACGACACCCTGCGCCTAGCGCTCGCCGCCAAGGCCATCCTTGTGGAGGGCGACTCCGATGAACTGGTCGTTCAGCGGGCCTATATGGACGCCAACGGTGGCCGACTACCTATCCAAGACGGCATCGACGTCATTTCTGTTGGCACGGCCTTCTTGCGCTTCCTTGAACTGGCCAGCGCCCTGAAGATCCCGGTCGCCGTGGTCACCGACAATGACGGCGACACCGCCGCCGTCGAGAAGAAGTACGCTGCATTCAAGGACTCCGGCACCGTCAGGATCTGCTTTGATCCCGTCGTCGACACCGGAGCGCTGATGATCAAGGACAAGCCCTTCAACTACAATACGTTGGAGCCAAAGCTCCTTAAGCCCAACGATCGTGCGATGTTAAATACCATCCTCGGAACGTCGGCAACCGCTGACGACGAGTTGCGCATTTACATGAGAGCCAACAAGACCGAGAGCGCCTTGGCCATCTTCAATTCGACGGCCACGATTACCTACCCGGACTACATCCAGAGAGCCATCGCGCCGTGA
- a CDS encoding UvrD-helicase domain-containing protein → MIGENKIVIAAAGSGKTTYLVEEAVKITGERVLITTYTESNETEIRQKFFDLVGYVPANVVIMTWFSFLITHGVKPFQGGLFDFPVSGMVLATTQSGLKFRTRQGQPVFWAENAIDKHYFDPSRRVYSDKLPKLAIRCNEESGGAVIDRISRVFPHVFVDEVQDLAGYDLDILAALARSPVRLLMVGDPRQVTYLTHHERRYQKYAEGGIIDFLRNELPRKVSVDIDETTLNRSHRNSAVICAVSSRLFPALPASQACECLRCRTGTGAVTGAFILQMADYAHFLATVRPMQLRDKITSPSVDRRWPAMNFGESKGRGFDHVVILPTEPMRLWLSDPATNLKPQTRAKFYVALTRGRHSVAIAMDWGTAPLPTGFSLYERTGQCGAGPAGQMADIGNGDRHHE, encoded by the coding sequence GTGATCGGCGAGAACAAGATCGTCATCGCCGCCGCCGGCTCGGGCAAGACCACCTACCTCGTCGAGGAGGCGGTGAAGATCACGGGTGAGCGGGTCCTGATCACGACCTACACGGAGTCGAACGAAACCGAGATCCGCCAGAAGTTTTTCGACTTGGTCGGCTATGTCCCGGCAAATGTGGTGATTATGACATGGTTCAGCTTTCTGATCACCCACGGAGTTAAGCCGTTTCAGGGCGGTCTGTTCGACTTCCCGGTCTCCGGCATGGTACTGGCCACGACCCAGTCGGGCCTGAAATTTCGGACTCGTCAGGGTCAGCCGGTGTTTTGGGCCGAGAATGCCATCGACAAACACTATTTCGACCCAAGCCGGCGGGTCTATTCCGACAAACTTCCAAAGCTCGCCATCCGCTGCAACGAAGAAAGCGGCGGTGCTGTGATCGACCGGATCAGCCGCGTCTTCCCGCACGTATTCGTAGACGAAGTACAGGATCTAGCGGGCTACGATCTCGACATCCTGGCAGCGCTCGCGCGCAGCCCGGTTCGACTGCTCATGGTCGGCGATCCTCGGCAGGTGACCTATCTGACGCACCATGAACGACGCTACCAGAAGTACGCCGAAGGCGGCATCATCGACTTCCTACGCAATGAGCTTCCCAGGAAGGTGTCAGTCGACATCGACGAGACCACCTTGAATCGGTCGCACCGCAACAGCGCAGTCATCTGCGCAGTGTCGTCACGACTGTTTCCGGCCCTGCCCGCCAGCCAAGCCTGTGAATGTTTGCGGTGTCGCACGGGAACGGGGGCGGTCACTGGCGCCTTTATCCTCCAGATGGCCGACTACGCCCACTTCCTGGCGACCGTCCGGCCGATGCAGTTGCGTGACAAGATCACCAGCCCCAGCGTAGATCGCCGGTGGCCCGCTATGAATTTTGGGGAGTCGAAAGGCCGAGGCTTCGACCATGTGGTCATCTTGCCTACCGAGCCGATGCGCCTCTGGCTCTCCGATCCCGCAACAAACCTGAAACCCCAGACCCGGGCGAAGTTCTACGTCGCTCTAACGCGCGGTCGCCACAGTGTGGCCATAGCGATGGATTGGGGGACCGCCCCTCTGCCCACGGGATTTTCGCTCTACGAGCGCACAGGCCAGTGTGGCGCCGGCCCCGCCGGGCAGATGGCCGATATCGGGAACGGCGACCGGCATCATGAATGA
- a CDS encoding P-loop NTPase fold protein: MTETPTKPHAQILTGNAADDDAFAGGGHTRTATALADTISQIGTRDGAIGLEGSWGTGKSMVIKLAAKALPKGKYDLFTFDLWRHQTDNFRRLFLEEFVAWLEQQKYLTTTEVTHAISRIRDRTQTIGTDRFSLYTWPGLVFLLLLALAPIGYSHLTADAPPVFPGAPPIVPDTVFWGLNWPQIITLIVPFLFVVWVIGRAIKLMWNPAWRRGATDRSLLYALSETAMIFSNEKKRETIEQNIRDEDPTAFEFYGLFRDLLSKAQKDKRRIVFVLDNIDRLPRDEVRAAWSQMWAVFSPNPSQIRGPAAHVIAVIPYDRGHVLSAFSGTGEGHAVETSGGDPNIDLFEKTFDRVIRVAPPVTSDWKSFLDAKLVEAFGLQISGEAHLDDRYHLYRILQLALRDKSLMATPRRIISFVNEVGALWVQWGHSIPIVTIGFYVLHREIIEADPTVIAKGLFPQQSLTHLPSAWTDHLAALCFNVEPLHARQVLLADPIAKAFTSIDAGDLNGWKEATGFETTAYEVLDSDAHQWAQSPQILSRAAINLEKVELESSFAKNCWNMLGDSLPSLGSIQEQPAAAFAGLCKIIEHLDTNRAAKAAIFLRNYMSPPANLRPAPEVWAASMVDLFDALERSAGKDTRISFQRDTQPPDDANFCINAAAAFSPTKYSFGALSCRVKPAMIIETLKQTASDAPNIARLAIPELDSLLRPHSKQLNPLIEVIAGILRSPADLLDKGHGDRLGMLAELVEIAGRQKEVRTTLRAVVEDGTLLWHAFTAEKTSVPRAADGLWLIVSAIGTTEHTPPATHPNLGDNTAAIAWYKSIRMSSSGFQEFIDALSAVVSNRGRFSDWTNYAISTGSTAPLFPRVLRKVVEEHDYWIDSNLKWMSDFDRLRETIGQDTTTLLLQQLAEEKIDWRKAIDDVDILNLSPQLARDIAMAPEGQAPSEILKIVDDKLGSLSGEDWLAALSNSTGAVGLLITRVEDSDVVLSPAAFGEAIKKHTLEICVEETRREYRPDWPQICKALPVPNTKTIAFEVLNALATTTSTPTGVAHYIEMYHPIAIKMPLDKNPDAAVGAFLHKLAISPSERVLQFVRQRQKDMKHCLEKASPDEVKALDNTLRGQLRGEDNALVERVRIMIDLLGFEPEQAEEEAANQTDEQHQ; the protein is encoded by the coding sequence ATGACTGAAACGCCGACGAAACCGCACGCGCAGATACTGACCGGTAACGCGGCGGATGACGATGCCTTCGCAGGAGGAGGCCACACGCGGACCGCCACGGCACTAGCCGACACGATCAGCCAAATCGGCACACGTGACGGTGCAATTGGCTTGGAAGGAAGCTGGGGCACCGGAAAGTCGATGGTCATCAAATTGGCGGCCAAGGCGCTGCCCAAGGGCAAGTACGACCTCTTCACCTTCGATCTGTGGAGACATCAGACAGACAATTTCCGCCGGCTGTTTTTGGAGGAGTTCGTCGCGTGGCTAGAGCAGCAAAAGTATCTCACTACCACTGAAGTGACGCATGCGATCAGCCGGATTCGGGATCGCACTCAGACTATTGGAACGGATCGCTTTAGCCTCTACACGTGGCCGGGTTTGGTGTTTCTCTTGCTGCTGGCCTTGGCCCCCATTGGATACAGCCATCTTACTGCAGATGCGCCACCCGTGTTTCCGGGTGCACCACCGATAGTTCCTGACACTGTTTTTTGGGGGCTGAACTGGCCCCAAATCATCACACTCATTGTCCCGTTCCTTTTTGTTGTTTGGGTTATCGGACGTGCAATCAAGCTGATGTGGAATCCAGCTTGGCGGCGAGGCGCTACCGACAGATCGCTTCTTTATGCTCTGTCTGAGACAGCAATGATCTTCTCCAACGAGAAAAAAAGGGAGACCATTGAGCAAAACATCCGCGACGAAGATCCTACTGCCTTCGAGTTTTACGGACTTTTCCGCGACCTTTTGTCGAAAGCACAGAAAGACAAACGACGGATAGTCTTCGTGCTCGACAACATCGATAGGTTGCCTAGGGACGAAGTCCGCGCCGCCTGGTCGCAAATGTGGGCGGTCTTTTCGCCCAACCCGTCACAGATCCGGGGACCAGCTGCGCACGTCATCGCCGTCATACCTTACGATAGGGGCCACGTTCTGAGCGCCTTCAGCGGTACTGGCGAAGGACATGCTGTGGAGACGTCTGGAGGCGACCCAAATATCGATCTCTTCGAAAAGACGTTTGATCGGGTAATTCGGGTCGCCCCTCCAGTTACAAGCGATTGGAAGTCCTTTCTGGACGCGAAGCTAGTGGAGGCCTTCGGACTACAGATCTCGGGCGAAGCGCATCTCGACGATCGATATCATCTTTACCGCATACTGCAGCTCGCGCTCCGCGACAAAAGCCTGATGGCAACTCCGCGACGTATTATCTCTTTCGTCAACGAAGTTGGGGCACTTTGGGTTCAGTGGGGCCACAGCATTCCGATAGTCACCATCGGATTTTATGTGCTCCACCGGGAGATAATTGAGGCGGATCCGACGGTAATTGCCAAAGGCCTTTTTCCTCAGCAGTCTCTGACACATTTGCCATCAGCGTGGACTGACCACCTGGCCGCGCTCTGCTTTAACGTAGAGCCGCTTCACGCTCGACAAGTCTTACTCGCCGACCCCATTGCGAAAGCCTTTACCTCTATCGACGCTGGGGACCTCAATGGGTGGAAAGAGGCCACAGGTTTCGAGACTACAGCTTACGAGGTTCTCGACAGTGATGCGCATCAGTGGGCACAAAGCCCGCAAATACTTTCAAGAGCTGCCATCAATCTGGAAAAGGTTGAACTGGAAAGCAGCTTCGCAAAAAACTGCTGGAATATGCTCGGAGACTCTCTACCCAGCCTAGGGTCAATTCAAGAACAACCGGCCGCAGCATTTGCAGGTCTGTGCAAAATTATAGAGCATCTGGACACCAACCGTGCTGCCAAAGCAGCCATTTTTCTGCGCAATTACATGTCGCCACCAGCTAACTTAAGACCTGCGCCTGAGGTATGGGCTGCGTCGATGGTGGATCTATTTGATGCCCTTGAAAGATCTGCAGGAAAGGATACACGAATTTCTTTCCAGCGGGATACGCAGCCACCAGATGACGCTAATTTTTGCATCAACGCTGCGGCCGCATTCAGCCCGACTAAGTATTCATTCGGGGCGTTAAGCTGTCGGGTAAAGCCCGCAATGATCATTGAAACACTGAAGCAAACGGCTAGCGATGCACCCAATATTGCTCGCTTAGCGATCCCCGAACTCGACTCACTGCTCCGCCCGCACTCTAAGCAGTTGAACCCTCTCATCGAAGTAATTGCAGGTATCCTACGTAGCCCCGCTGACCTACTGGACAAGGGACACGGTGATCGCCTCGGCATGCTGGCGGAACTTGTCGAGATTGCCGGCAGGCAAAAGGAAGTGCGAACGACCCTCAGAGCCGTCGTCGAAGATGGAACCCTGCTATGGCACGCGTTCACAGCCGAGAAGACTTCAGTTCCGAGAGCTGCGGACGGTCTTTGGTTGATCGTCAGTGCTATCGGCACCACTGAGCATACCCCACCCGCCACCCATCCAAATCTTGGTGACAACACGGCCGCGATCGCATGGTACAAAAGTATCCGAATGAGCAGCAGTGGGTTCCAGGAGTTCATCGACGCACTGTCCGCGGTCGTGTCGAACCGTGGTAGGTTTTCCGATTGGACCAATTATGCGATTTCTACGGGTAGCACAGCCCCCTTGTTTCCTCGAGTGCTGAGAAAGGTCGTCGAGGAGCACGATTACTGGATTGATTCAAATCTTAAGTGGATGTCCGACTTCGACCGACTACGCGAGACAATTGGCCAAGACACAACAACGCTGCTGCTACAGCAACTTGCCGAAGAGAAAATTGATTGGAGGAAGGCAATAGACGATGTCGATATCCTCAATCTGTCCCCCCAGCTAGCGCGGGATATCGCCATGGCTCCGGAGGGCCAAGCTCCATCTGAAATTCTCAAGATCGTCGACGACAAGCTAGGCTCGTTGTCGGGCGAAGATTGGCTGGCTGCACTTTCGAATTCAACAGGCGCGGTGGGACTGCTGATCACGCGCGTGGAAGACTCAGACGTTGTCCTGTCGCCTGCGGCTTTTGGCGAGGCGATCAAGAAGCACACTTTGGAAATCTGCGTTGAAGAAACGCGACGTGAATATCGGCCAGACTGGCCGCAAATTTGCAAGGCGCTGCCTGTTCCCAATACCAAGACAATCGCATTCGAGGTTTTGAACGCGTTGGCGACTACGACATCTACGCCCACGGGCGTGGCACACTACATCGAGATGTATCATCCGATCGCGATCAAGATGCCGCTCGATAAGAATCCGGATGCGGCCGTCGGAGCGTTCCTCCATAAACTGGCGATTTCTCCTTCCGAGCGAGTCCTGCAATTTGTCCGCCAGCGCCAGAAGGACATGAAGCACTGCCTGGAAAAAGCGTCGCCTGACGAGGTAAAGGCATTAGACAATACCTTAAGAGGTCAGCTTCGCGGGGAGGACAATGCGCTGGTGGAACGCGTTAGAATTATGATCGATCTCCTTGGCTTCGAGCCTGAACAAGCGGAAGAGGAAGCGGCTAATCAAACGGACGAACAGCATCAGTAG
- a CDS encoding SDR family NAD(P)-dependent oxidoreductase codes for MQRFEGKAVLVTGAGGAIGSAAAQRFAREGGQVAIVDIDEKRAAATAAAIGSKALAITADVSDEGAASEAVAKAVKAFGRLDVVFNNAGISGKVAPVQDLPVDDWDTIVRINLRSMFLVLQASLRAMISVGIEGSIVNMGSSMAGWDVLSGGAGYTATKHGVVGLTRVAALDAAPYGIRVNAICPGVIETSLGVPAADRAGYLAGIQRFADRIPLRRIGQPEDVAAAVAFLAADEARHITGVDWLIDGGQTLQSWANAPAGTAFPDLRR; via the coding sequence ATGCAGCGTTTCGAAGGTAAGGCGGTCCTCGTCACAGGCGCCGGGGGCGCGATCGGTAGTGCCGCTGCACAGCGATTTGCCAGGGAAGGGGGGCAGGTCGCGATTGTCGATATCGATGAGAAGCGCGCCGCCGCCACGGCGGCGGCCATCGGGTCCAAGGCGCTCGCCATTACGGCCGACGTTTCGGATGAAGGGGCAGCCAGTGAAGCCGTCGCGAAGGCGGTGAAGGCTTTTGGCCGTCTTGATGTGGTGTTCAACAATGCCGGCATTTCCGGCAAAGTTGCCCCGGTTCAGGATTTGCCTGTCGATGACTGGGACACCATCGTCCGGATCAATTTGCGCAGCATGTTTCTGGTGCTCCAAGCTTCGTTGCGGGCGATGATCTCAGTCGGCATCGAAGGATCGATCGTCAACATGGGCTCCTCCATGGCCGGCTGGGATGTGCTGTCGGGTGGCGCCGGCTACACCGCGACCAAACATGGCGTTGTCGGCCTGACACGGGTTGCCGCCCTCGATGCAGCGCCCTACGGCATTCGCGTCAATGCGATCTGCCCCGGCGTTATCGAGACATCGCTGGGCGTTCCGGCGGCCGATCGGGCTGGTTATCTGGCGGGCATCCAGCGCTTCGCCGATCGCATTCCGCTACGCCGTATCGGGCAGCCGGAAGATGTTGCTGCCGCGGTGGCGTTCCTCGCCGCGGATGAGGCTCGCCACATCACCGGTGTCGACTGGCTGATCGATGGCGGACAGACATTGCAGAGTTGGGCGAACGCGCCGGCGGGAACCGCCTTTCCCGATCTACGCCGCTAA
- a CDS encoding NAD-dependent epimerase/dehydratase family protein yields MKIIVTGSSGLLGRHVASAFVEAGHDVLGIDTVAPGDGGWTHISTDLTDLGTTLQLVRQCDAVVHIAAIPRPVGKAPAEVFKTNVAISYNVVEAAALSGAKRFIYASSFSVLGYPFAETLAAPAYLPIDENHPVGAQDAYGLSKWLGEEIVEAAVRRGAFSAVSLRMPWIQTPEDFFEVVEPRRKLRESARDLWSYLDARDAADAFLKALSWKGEGHLRTFLSAADTYSEEQTETLIANGFPSTPVSSALPGFSAVLDNGHARRTLGFEPRYSWRDYKN; encoded by the coding sequence ATGAAAATCATCGTCACAGGATCAAGCGGGTTGTTGGGCCGCCATGTTGCAAGCGCCTTTGTCGAGGCGGGGCACGATGTTCTCGGCATCGATACTGTCGCGCCGGGGGACGGCGGCTGGACCCACATCAGTACCGATCTGACTGATCTCGGCACAACGCTGCAGTTGGTCAGGCAGTGCGACGCGGTTGTCCACATCGCCGCCATTCCGCGCCCCGTCGGCAAGGCACCGGCGGAAGTGTTCAAGACCAATGTTGCCATCAGCTACAATGTTGTTGAGGCGGCGGCGCTGAGCGGTGCAAAGCGCTTCATCTATGCTTCCTCCTTCAGCGTTCTGGGCTATCCGTTCGCCGAAACCCTCGCTGCACCGGCTTATCTTCCGATCGATGAAAACCATCCCGTGGGCGCGCAAGATGCCTACGGGCTGTCAAAATGGCTGGGCGAGGAAATCGTCGAAGCCGCGGTGCGTCGCGGCGCGTTTTCAGCGGTCAGTCTGCGAATGCCATGGATCCAAACGCCGGAAGATTTCTTTGAGGTCGTCGAGCCTCGCCGCAAGCTGCGTGAATCGGCGCGCGATTTGTGGAGTTATCTCGATGCTCGCGACGCCGCCGATGCTTTCCTGAAGGCGCTGAGCTGGAAGGGGGAGGGGCACCTGCGCACCTTCCTGAGCGCTGCCGATACCTATTCGGAAGAACAGACGGAAACGCTGATTGCCAACGGCTTCCCCTCGACGCCGGTTTCTTCGGCTCTCCCGGGGTTCTCGGCCGTCCTCGACAATGGGCACGCTCGCAGAACGCTTGGCTTCGAACCACGCTATTCTTGGCGCGACTACAAGAATTGA
- a CDS encoding cysteine hydrolase family protein, whose translation MPLDSFSSHRQEVGIAVDPGRVAVVVVDMVNDFCKPGGAMVLPGSETLLAPQLRVIEAARAVGAPVIWVHDAHRPGLRRDREFLKRSPHCIEGTWGVEIIEELGARADEIHLIKRRFSAFFQTDLDLTLKDMMVDQLIVFGVVTNICVRSTVHDAFFNGYQVVVPADCCAATGPREQESTLYDISTHFGVVSDSAAVVRALADGAFVENVNIAA comes from the coding sequence ATGCCATTGGATAGTTTCTCGTCGCATCGACAGGAAGTTGGGATCGCAGTCGATCCTGGTCGGGTCGCCGTCGTGGTTGTCGACATGGTCAACGACTTTTGCAAACCGGGCGGCGCCATGGTTCTGCCGGGCAGCGAAACCTTGCTTGCGCCGCAACTGCGGGTCATCGAGGCCGCTCGCGCCGTTGGTGCACCGGTGATTTGGGTGCACGACGCACATCGCCCCGGCCTGCGCAGGGATCGCGAATTTCTCAAGCGCTCGCCGCACTGTATCGAGGGCACATGGGGCGTCGAGATCATCGAAGAACTCGGTGCCCGCGCCGATGAGATCCACCTCATCAAGCGCCGCTTCTCGGCATTCTTCCAGACGGACCTCGACCTGACGCTGAAGGACATGATGGTCGATCAGCTGATCGTCTTCGGTGTCGTCACCAACATCTGCGTGCGGTCCACCGTGCATGACGCATTCTTCAACGGCTACCAGGTGGTCGTGCCCGCCGATTGCTGCGCGGCAACAGGCCCGCGCGAGCAGGAAAGCACGCTCTACGACATCTCCACGCATTTCGGCGTGGTCAGCGATTCCGCCGCCGTCGTCCGTGCGCTTGCCGACGGGGCCTTCGTCGAGAATGTGAACATCGCAGCATGA
- a CDS encoding MarR family winged helix-turn-helix transcriptional regulator has protein sequence MTILDNARKSKSSKNNSISREDAMMRYSETGYDLDAHPAHVVRRAHQRATLCFQQVMAGEDLSPTQFAALATILRQGDVSQNLLGRMTAMDPSTISLVVRKLLKQGLIRRSPSETDQRLAIITLTDEGTRYTLDRLERSVEVGKRLLAPLSPSEQTTLLKLLQRISRDENGGSEGK, from the coding sequence GTGACGATCCTCGACAATGCCCGTAAGTCCAAGTCGTCGAAAAACAACAGCATCAGCCGCGAAGACGCGATGATGCGGTATTCCGAGACTGGTTATGATCTCGACGCGCATCCCGCGCACGTCGTCCGCCGGGCGCATCAGCGTGCCACGCTCTGCTTCCAGCAAGTAATGGCGGGAGAAGACCTCTCGCCGACGCAGTTCGCCGCCCTTGCCACGATCCTCAGACAGGGCGACGTATCGCAGAACCTTCTTGGTCGTATGACCGCGATGGACCCTTCCACGATCAGCCTCGTGGTGCGCAAACTGCTCAAGCAAGGCCTGATCAGGCGTAGCCCGTCCGAGACCGATCAACGGCTCGCCATCATTACGCTCACGGACGAGGGCACGCGCTATACGCTCGACCGGCTCGAACGCAGCGTCGAGGTTGGCAAGCGGCTGCTTGCCCCGCTCTCACCCAGCGAACAGACTACACTTCTAAAGCTGCTGCAACGTATTAGCCGCGACGAAAACGGGGGTTCGGAAGGCAAGTGA